In Huiozyma naganishii CBS 8797 chromosome 5, complete genome, the genomic window GGGGCCAACCCGGCAAGCGAGAGCCCGACATGGTCGTCACACTTGatgatcttcttctggtaCGACGACAGCTCGTCTGCATTCCGCTTCAGTGCCACGAGACATGCGTACTTCGACGACCGCAGCCCGACGGTCACGGACCCTTGCTTGATCGCCTCCAGAGCGTACTCCACTTGGAACAGTCTCCCCGTAGGGGAAAAAGTCACTGTGTCCCCGTCGTAGTTGTTTCTGAACATGACCTGTGCGTGTAGTGCGTTGTAACTGGGATCTAACGCCTTGGTGGGGGTCTGTTCTCGTCTACTGAGTTGGCCACAGTGGCAAAACGACTCTTTTGATGgatattttgaatattttgtGCGACTTTCTTCTAAAGAGACAGAGAGAGGCTGCACAGTGACGAAGCTGTTTGTGAGAACAAAAGAAGTACAGCACATCGCAGGGACTCAATGACGAATTTCGTGCTGGTTGCTATGCGACAGTGGTTGCTGAATCTGTGTTATGTGGTGCTGGACCACATTCCGCCCTTTTTCTGGGCGTTTTTGAACGTTCTTGGGGATATCTACATGTTTTGGTTCTACAAGTTGGGGAACTACCTGCGGCCCAAGTCGCGTGTGGTGTACTACGAGGCGATCAAGGAGCTGGACCACTGCGACTCGTATGAGAACTGGTGCCAGACGGCGGCGATGGTCGACGAGATCACTGGGGCGAACCTGTGGCGGCGCAACTTCTTCTCGCGGCGGTACGACTTCCATTCCGTGCTGGAGCAGTACTCCATTCTGTCCAAGGCACTCGAGTCAGAGGACACGGACACGATAAAGGAGAAACTGTCCACTACGGGGCCCTGCATGCTGCGTAATTTTGCAGGGATTGTCGATAAGAAATTGTTCACGAAGTCGCTCTTGGGGACGAAGTTGCTCATCGAGCAGTATTTGGACAAGACGCTCGAGTCACTGGATCTGTTGGATATGAACTTCACGGAGACCTCGTTTTTCCAACGGTGTAAATTGTCTTTGGGGACCACCGCGTTGATCCTGAAGGGTGGGTCCGTGTTTGGATTGTTCCATCTCGGGGTGATACGTGGGCTTCTATCGCAAAACCTCATGCCCAACATCATCAGTGGGAGTTCTATGGGTGCATGTGTTGCTGGTGTATTTGGATGTCTCTCCAATGATGAGATAGATCAGCTGTTAAGCGAGGATGGGATTTTGAACGTGATCAAGGACGATGCGGAGCTTCTGCGGAGTTGTGGGTATGGGATCGTCGAGCAGCATTTGAACTTGGGTACGCTGGTCCAGAACTTGATCCACCACGGTTACTCGCAGGACGTGTACTTGTTTATTCAGTTTGTGCTGAAGTATATCATTAAGGACACGACTTTTGAGGAGGCGTACCAGAACACGCGGaagatcttcaacatcGTGATCCACCCGACAGACAAGTCGTGTCCGAACCTGTTGAACTACGTGACGACGCCGAACGTGCTGATCCGGTCCGCGATCGACTGTTCTCTCGGCACCGGTGTAATTTCGGAGGACACAAACTTGTACTGTAAGAGTCTAGACAATGAGGTGGTGCCCTTTTTGACGCGGCCAGGTGTCAAGTTCATGGCCCCCGAGCGGGCGACCACAACAGAGAACGAATTGGAGAGCCCCTACACTCGGCTGAC contains:
- the TGL3 gene encoding bifunctional triglyceride lipase/lysophosphatidylethanolamine acyltransferase (similar to Saccharomyces cerevisiae TGL3 (YMR313C); ancestral locus Anc_5.2), producing the protein MTNFVLVAMRQWLLNLCYVVLDHIPPFFWAFLNVLGDIYMFWFYKLGNYLRPKSRVVYYEAIKELDHCDSYENWCQTAAMVDEITGANLWRRNFFSRRYDFHSVLEQYSILSKALESEDTDTIKEKLSTTGPCMLRNFAGIVDKKLFTKSLLGTKLLIEQYLDKTLESLDLLDMNFTETSFFQRCKLSLGTTALILKGGSVFGLFHLGVIRGLLSQNLMPNIISGSSMGACVAGVFGCLSNDEIDQLLSEDGILNVIKDDAELLRSCGYGIVEQHLNLGTLVQNLIHHGYSQDVYLFIQFVLKYIIKDTTFEEAYQNTRKIFNIVIHPTDKSCPNLLNYVTTPNVLIRSAIDCSLGTGVISEDTNLYCKSLDNEVVPFLTRPGVKFMAPERATTTENELESPYTRLTELFNVNNFIVSLARPYLAPLVVNDLKHEIKTSKYYYYKHYPETNKHLIDLPELGIPQLNFTEMEPLAFKFKYHLERKLKNIITMEFHHRMQVLDNLGLLSSWVKRLAIDEPTPRSATEIVIVPRIKSLSLTRIIEGQLDNIPYWIKCGEQSTWPVLSLINTRCAIEFRLDEVIKERRK